A single region of the Chryseobacterium sp. 6424 genome encodes:
- the csgH gene encoding curli-like amyloid fiber formation chaperone CsgH, whose product MKTLITTLVAIFLANQHSAQNTDGIAGKIITEHTEGLLKIKATAISTSSTYYALNYIMVSVKKGTSGNSTNKQSGKFTLNPEETKTLAETTIRMAKNDGLKVYLFIKEEQSDRVLAKDSLEINAAQFGTDVSYIPENKLELSGLTIDDTKTRMGQLFYESFFKKYNQIPKKFEATITISEIPSFGRNSRITISQDDQLIHSFFTKPDEELLEAEASRALAILVDYNSRKNVRNTEFKY is encoded by the coding sequence ATGAAAACTCTCATCACAACTCTGGTCGCAATTTTTCTTGCCAACCAACACTCCGCACAAAATACAGATGGCATTGCAGGAAAAATTATTACCGAACACACTGAAGGCTTGCTTAAAATAAAAGCTACGGCCATCAGTACATCCAGCACTTACTATGCGCTTAATTACATCATGGTATCAGTAAAAAAAGGAACATCAGGCAATTCCACAAATAAACAAAGCGGCAAATTCACACTGAATCCGGAGGAAACCAAAACCCTGGCTGAAACCACAATTAGAATGGCTAAAAATGATGGTCTGAAAGTATATTTGTTCATCAAAGAAGAACAGAGTGATCGCGTATTGGCCAAAGACAGTTTAGAAATTAATGCCGCACAGTTCGGAACCGACGTCAGTTACATCCCTGAGAATAAGTTAGAACTATCGGGACTCACGATTGATGACACTAAAACAAGGATGGGACAACTCTTTTATGAATCTTTTTTTAAAAAATACAATCAGATCCCCAAGAAATTCGAAGCAACAATCACCATTTCCGAAATCCCATCCTTCGGTAGAAACAGTAGGATAACAATTTCACAGGATGACCAACTGATCCACAGTTTCTTCACAAAACCTGATGAAGAATTACTAGAGGCCGAAGCCTCAAGAGCATTGGCTATACTGGTAGATTACAACTCCCGAAAAAATGTAAGGAATACGGAATTCAAATATTAA
- the lptC gene encoding LPS export ABC transporter periplasmic protein LptC has protein sequence MSSTLNILNKNIAGILCCAIFFVLTSCDEDLTKINRNDDTNFPSQVINNAKIIQRDSGMIKLRATAPLIEKYEYIDSPYIVARKGINILFYDKKKPKTPGKIDAKFAKFNEKKKFYEARGNVRIITNENQMFAMQSVFWDQAKRTIYTTDTVYVTDKDGSTLIGANGMRAKDDFSEYTFFNSSGNISTQKIPEQGR, from the coding sequence ATGAGTTCTACTCTTAACATACTAAATAAAAATATAGCAGGCATTTTGTGTTGTGCTATATTTTTTGTTTTGACATCCTGTGACGAAGACCTCACGAAAATCAACCGAAATGATGATACCAACTTCCCTTCGCAGGTCATCAACAACGCAAAGATCATCCAGCGCGACTCTGGGATGATAAAACTGCGGGCTACCGCGCCACTCATCGAAAAATACGAGTATATCGACTCTCCTTACATCGTAGCCAGAAAAGGCATCAACATTCTTTTCTACGACAAGAAAAAACCTAAAACTCCCGGGAAAATCGACGCTAAATTTGCAAAATTCAATGAGAAAAAGAAGTTTTACGAAGCCAGAGGAAATGTGCGCATCATCACCAATGAAAACCAGATGTTTGCCATGCAATCTGTTTTCTGGGATCAGGCAAAACGTACCATCTACACCACAGATACGGTATATGTTACCGACAAGGACGGCTCTACCTTAATTGGCGCAAACGGTATGCGCGCGAAAGATGACTTTTCAGAATATACATTCTTCAACAGTTCGGGTAACATCAGTACACAAAAAATTCCGGAGCAGGGAAGATAA
- a CDS encoding TetR/AcrR family transcriptional regulator — translation MEDKQFFLTKASELFIENGPKAVTMDDIAAAFGISKKKLYQMFRNKEELLEEILRYNLDLVISKLNYLDENIESAIERMFCRDEEIEKMSHSNKTLMIRQLLKYYPAIFNKHMLDFSEKFAHVMVKNIEKGRRQGYYRDDFDAEVYAKIFFQLVMSYDNSPYIDINMISRAHYKEELMMMYMHAITTEKGKETIKKIKNNQ, via the coding sequence ATGGAAGACAAACAATTTTTTTTGACAAAGGCATCGGAACTGTTTATCGAGAATGGCCCGAAAGCCGTGACCATGGATGATATTGCGGCAGCGTTTGGTATTTCTAAAAAAAAACTTTACCAGATGTTCCGTAATAAAGAAGAATTACTAGAGGAGATTCTCCGCTATAATCTTGACCTTGTGATTTCAAAACTGAATTACCTTGATGAGAATATTGAAAGTGCAATAGAAAGGATGTTTTGCCGAGACGAAGAAATCGAAAAAATGTCACATTCCAATAAAACATTGATGATCCGGCAATTGCTGAAATATTACCCTGCCATTTTTAACAAACATATGCTGGATTTTTCAGAAAAATTTGCGCATGTGATGGTAAAAAACATTGAGAAAGGACGCAGACAAGGCTATTATCGTGACGATTTTGATGCGGAAGTTTACGCAAAGATATTCTTTCAACTGGTGATGTCTTATGATAATTCACCTTATATAGATATTAACATGATCTCCAGAGCGCATTATAAAGAGGAGTTAATGATGATGTATATGCACGCTATCACTACAGAAAAAGGAAAAGAAACAATTAAAAAAATAAAAAACAATCAATGA
- a CDS encoding anhydro-N-acetylmuramic acid kinase, with protein MNFTAIGLMSGTSLDGLDICLATFNKEDSRWRYQILHAETVAYPPEWERKLRNATEISSTGLLALNAEYGFYLGEQADRFIKKYSVQGLDLIASHGHTVFHQPERKFTLQIGDGRAIKISTGIPTVYDFRSQDVLMGGNGAPLVPIGDQLLFSGYGACLNIGGFANISFSENNKRRAFDICPVNFVLNKFARQLGKNYDEDGQIAENGIINITILSALNQLAYYQLSPPKSLGSEWVEDHMNALLKNETTENIIATFTEHTAVQISNVIKNHRLKTVLVTGGGAYNKYLIKRIKALSDAEIIIPETGLIEFKEALIFAFMGVLKMKGEINILCSATGSPANHSAGTLV; from the coding sequence ATGAACTTTACCGCTATCGGGCTGATGTCGGGCACCAGTTTGGATGGTCTTGATATTTGCCTTGCCACATTCAATAAAGAAGATTCGCGCTGGCGATATCAGATTCTTCACGCAGAGACCGTCGCTTACCCACCCGAGTGGGAACGCAAACTTCGTAACGCTACAGAAATCTCGTCCACAGGCCTTCTGGCATTAAATGCAGAATACGGGTTCTATCTGGGGGAACAGGCAGATAGATTCATTAAAAAGTATTCGGTGCAGGGATTAGACCTTATCGCTTCGCACGGACACACCGTTTTTCACCAACCCGAGCGCAAATTCACCTTACAAATTGGTGACGGACGCGCTATAAAAATCAGTACCGGCATCCCTACCGTTTATGATTTTCGCAGTCAGGATGTTTTAATGGGCGGCAATGGCGCTCCGCTGGTACCAATCGGCGATCAATTGCTGTTTTCCGGCTACGGCGCTTGTCTTAATATCGGTGGTTTCGCCAATATTTCATTCAGCGAAAATAATAAGCGGCGCGCGTTCGATATTTGCCCGGTAAATTTCGTCCTAAATAAATTTGCCCGTCAATTGGGCAAAAATTATGATGAAGACGGGCAGATCGCAGAAAATGGTATCATAAACATCACCATACTTTCAGCGCTTAACCAACTGGCTTATTATCAATTGTCTCCACCAAAATCTTTGGGTTCCGAGTGGGTTGAGGATCACATGAATGCTTTACTTAAAAATGAGACCACTGAAAATATTATCGCTACCTTTACGGAACACACGGCGGTTCAGATCAGTAATGTCATCAAAAATCATCGCTTAAAAACGGTATTGGTTACAGGTGGCGGCGCTTATAACAAATATTTGATAAAACGTATTAAAGCCTTAAGTGATGCGGAAATCATCATACCTGAAACCGGTTTGATAGAATTCAAGGAAGCACTTATATTTGCATTTATGGGCGTTTTGAAAATGAAGGGCGAAATAAATATCCTGTGTTCAGCCACCGGAAGCCCCGCCAATCACAGTGCCGGAACTTTAGTTTAA
- a CDS encoding curli production assembly/transport component CsgF has protein sequence MKKYILLLIIVPLFSAAQQMVYKPLNPAFGGDTFNYQWLLSSASAQNQFDNNNRSSTIKTGNSLDSFTDNLNRQILNELSRKLFGDQFGDGELQPGTYVFGSIYLEVSQTSQGLLISILNTSTGEQSEIIIPGGG, from the coding sequence ATGAAAAAATATATTCTACTTTTAATTATTGTCCCGCTGTTCTCGGCGGCACAGCAAATGGTTTATAAACCCCTCAATCCGGCTTTTGGTGGCGATACTTTTAACTATCAGTGGCTTTTGAGTTCTGCCAGCGCTCAGAATCAGTTTGATAATAACAATCGCAGCTCAACTATAAAGACAGGAAATTCTCTGGATAGCTTTACAGATAATCTTAATCGGCAGATCTTAAATGAGTTATCTCGAAAACTCTTTGGCGATCAGTTCGGTGACGGCGAACTGCAGCCCGGCACATATGTGTTTGGCTCCATTTATCTAGAGGTGTCACAGACAAGCCAGGGTTTACTCATCAGTATACTTAATACCAGCACCGGTGAGCAGTCGGAAATCATTATTCCCGGCGGCGGCTAA
- a CDS encoding CsgG/HfaB family protein, which translates to MKTNKLTKNVLLSPLILLLSSCTLFNLPTNSEQSTLGETTPYTPQIKNLPPPKEKIVVGVYKFRDQTGQYKAAENGASWSTAIPQGTTTILLKALEDSKWFTPIERENIGNLLNERQIIRSTRKEYAGNDANDASLLPPLLFAGIILEGGVVSYDTNVMTGGIGARYFGLGAGAQYRQDRITVYLRAVSTSTGEILKTVYTSKTILSTSINGNFFRFIDTERLLESEIGITQNEPVHLAVTEAIEKAVHSMIVEGVRDNLWANKQKNPADFANIISEYNTESSINDSRSIGNKFPQNHRGTMALFANAEAFQIKGDYINPKMNVGFKGGFKFFINDHFNTELNFSTVTFQNTGILKETVLMSEINLEYLMLPNYKFSPFVYAGAGTLFLDNETKYKSQAGGGLEYLLNSQIAVRLSAQYDFGFSDDWDGFVNGSRNDQGVRIGLGLNYYFGNRKSKN; encoded by the coding sequence ATGAAAACAAACAAGCTAACCAAAAACGTACTTTTAAGTCCGTTGATCTTACTGTTGTCCAGCTGTACCCTCTTCAACCTGCCGACTAACAGTGAACAATCCACTTTAGGCGAAACAACGCCTTACACACCACAAATTAAGAACCTGCCACCCCCGAAAGAAAAAATTGTGGTAGGTGTGTATAAGTTCCGTGACCAGACTGGCCAATATAAGGCCGCTGAAAACGGAGCCAGTTGGAGTACAGCCATTCCGCAAGGTACCACTACTATCTTGCTCAAAGCACTTGAAGACAGCAAATGGTTTACCCCCATAGAAAGAGAAAACATTGGAAATCTTTTAAATGAAAGACAAATCATACGCAGCACTCGGAAGGAATATGCCGGAAACGACGCTAACGACGCTTCCCTATTGCCCCCATTACTTTTTGCTGGCATTATCCTGGAAGGTGGCGTAGTATCGTATGACACCAATGTGATGACGGGTGGCATCGGTGCAAGATATTTCGGTCTGGGCGCTGGTGCACAATACCGTCAGGATCGCATCACTGTTTACCTAAGGGCGGTTTCAACCTCCACCGGGGAAATCCTTAAAACGGTTTATACCTCCAAAACCATACTTTCAACAAGTATCAACGGTAATTTTTTCAGGTTTATTGATACCGAAAGGCTGCTTGAATCTGAAATTGGCATCACACAGAACGAACCAGTACATCTGGCTGTGACGGAAGCCATTGAAAAAGCCGTACACAGTATGATCGTGGAAGGCGTAAGGGATAACCTATGGGCAAATAAGCAAAAGAATCCTGCTGATTTCGCAAACATTATTTCTGAATATAATACCGAATCATCAATTAACGACTCACGGTCAATAGGCAACAAATTCCCTCAGAACCACCGCGGGACTATGGCACTTTTCGCTAACGCAGAAGCCTTTCAAATCAAGGGTGATTATATAAATCCTAAAATGAACGTTGGTTTTAAAGGTGGTTTCAAGTTTTTTATAAATGACCATTTTAATACAGAACTCAATTTTAGCACCGTAACCTTTCAGAACACAGGTATTCTGAAAGAAACCGTACTGATGTCTGAAATAAATCTGGAATATCTGATGTTGCCAAACTATAAATTTTCACCATTTGTATATGCCGGTGCTGGTACCCTTTTTTTAGATAACGAAACGAAATATAAATCCCAAGCGGGCGGCGGATTAGAGTATCTGCTGAACAGCCAAATTGCCGTAAGGCTCTCTGCCCAATACGACTTTGGCTTCTCCGATGATTGGGATGGCTTTGTAAATGGCAGCCGCAATGACCAAGGTGTAAGAATTGGGCTTGGACTGAATTATTATTTCGGAAACAGAAAATCAAAAAACTAA
- a CDS encoding carboxypeptidase-like regulatory domain-containing protein, with amino-acid sequence MKNLTYIFILTLCTFLLIGCSEDLVDQVQTGSLKGVVIKKGTNQPLKNVKIITTPSTETVFTKDDGTFLIENMPLGDYSVKAELTGYLVNMQGVSIKNKNQTVSIVFEMSDDDALNTPPTAPVLLTPTDNSVNQPLSVDLVWTATDADSTDILKYKLVVKNDFDQNVIEINDLTEKHYFLQNLKFGVTYYWQVSVSDGINPTVNSPVFRFKTSDVPNNRFHYVKKTNGNYYIVSSNENNTNFQFTPLTANSWRPRMNQNAGLIAFLRTVAGSTQIFTSRPDGSDVTQVTTLSVSGFNNAEIDFSWSMNGKELIYPSFNKLYRINKDGSGLELIYTTPDGSFISECDWSYDGSKIALKTNDPNGYNVKIYVIDMAGNTIATALENVAGAAGGLNWSVDGNLLLYTRDISGYQDNNYRQLNTNIFIYNMQANTSTNISSASQKPAGTNDLDPRFSPNNAEVIFTNTSNDGISTRNIAKITLQDNKRTALFPDAEMPDWE; translated from the coding sequence ATGAAAAATCTAACCTATATATTTATACTTACGCTGTGCACCTTCCTATTAATTGGGTGCAGCGAAGACCTGGTCGATCAGGTACAAACTGGCAGCCTTAAAGGTGTCGTGATAAAAAAAGGCACCAACCAACCTTTAAAAAACGTGAAGATCATTACAACCCCTTCCACTGAAACTGTTTTTACAAAAGATGACGGTACTTTTTTAATTGAAAACATGCCTTTGGGTGATTATTCCGTAAAAGCTGAACTGACAGGATATTTAGTGAACATGCAAGGCGTAAGCATCAAAAACAAAAACCAAACAGTTTCTATAGTATTTGAAATGAGTGATGATGATGCCTTGAACACTCCCCCAACCGCACCGGTATTGCTAACGCCCACAGATAATTCGGTAAATCAGCCACTGTCTGTGGACCTCGTATGGACTGCTACCGATGCCGATTCTACAGATATCTTGAAATATAAATTAGTCGTTAAAAACGATTTCGACCAGAATGTCATTGAAATTAACGACCTTACTGAGAAGCACTATTTCTTACAGAATTTAAAGTTCGGTGTTACGTATTACTGGCAGGTAAGCGTGTCGGATGGCATCAATCCTACGGTTAACAGCCCGGTATTCCGTTTTAAAACATCTGATGTACCTAATAACCGTTTCCATTACGTGAAAAAAACAAATGGCAATTACTATATTGTTTCAAGTAATGAAAATAATACCAATTTTCAGTTCACGCCACTTACTGCCAACAGCTGGAGACCACGTATGAACCAGAACGCCGGGCTCATAGCTTTCCTGCGTACGGTGGCTGGCAGCACACAGATTTTTACCTCAAGACCAGATGGCTCAGATGTTACCCAAGTCACCACGTTATCGGTATCAGGCTTCAATAACGCGGAAATTGATTTTTCATGGAGTATGAACGGCAAAGAACTGATCTACCCGAGTTTTAATAAACTTTACCGGATCAATAAAGATGGCAGCGGCCTCGAACTCATATATACCACACCAGACGGAAGTTTTATTTCGGAATGCGACTGGAGCTATGATGGAAGTAAGATTGCGCTTAAAACAAATGATCCCAATGGTTATAATGTGAAAATATATGTGATTGATATGGCTGGAAATACCATTGCTACAGCACTGGAGAATGTCGCCGGCGCGGCTGGTGGGCTTAACTGGTCTGTAGATGGCAACTTACTGCTTTATACCCGCGACATTTCAGGCTATCAGGATAATAACTACCGACAACTGAATACGAATATATTCATCTATAATATGCAGGCAAATACCAGCACAAATATATCATCTGCCAGCCAAAAGCCTGCCGGAACCAATGATCTGGATCCGAGATTCTCACCAAATAATGCTGAGGTAATTTTCACCAACACCTCCAATGATGGGATTTCGACCAGAAATATCGCCAAAATCACCCTACAAGATAATAAACGAACAGCTTTATTCCCCGACGCAGAGATGCCGGATTGGGAGTGA
- a CDS encoding TolC family protein: MKKLALSLLFVGAMLSAQEAKVLTLPEAISYALQNKAEAEKARLNIRRGDAQIAEVKANAYPNLSFGSSTTYNPLLQENVLPGEIFGAPGQQIKVAFGQRWTSSNMLQLTQVLFNQSVFTGLKAAKSTKEFYLINAQLTEEQIIERVANAYFQVYQSEQMLANADNNLKITSETSKIIKGLFDAGLARKIDYDRTEVAKNNIKSSQQQLVNTVELSENALKFMIGMPMEQEIDLPPQTFDPAILPDSDAGSFDNRTELRLANKQIELLEWQKKASEAEYYPTVALAANYGFLGQGQKFPWWNGEKNGVFWSDLASVGLNISVPIFNGFATKARIELNQIEIEKAQADLRETRLALDMAHKNAVTLLENNLTTISMQQSNVKLAEEVLANTRSNYQYGLATLNDILDAERDLTAAKNNLTTAQLDYKLAEIELLKSQGKLNTLKETN, translated from the coding sequence ATGAAAAAATTAGCACTAAGCCTGCTATTCGTTGGGGCCATGCTCTCCGCCCAGGAAGCCAAGGTTCTCACCCTGCCTGAAGCCATTTCTTATGCGCTTCAAAACAAAGCAGAAGCAGAAAAAGCCCGCCTGAACATCAGAAGAGGCGATGCCCAAATAGCTGAAGTGAAGGCAAATGCTTATCCAAATCTGTCTTTCGGCAGCAGTACCACCTATAATCCCTTACTTCAGGAGAATGTACTGCCAGGAGAAATATTTGGTGCCCCGGGACAGCAGATAAAAGTGGCGTTCGGCCAGCGATGGACTTCCAGCAACATGTTACAGCTTACACAGGTACTTTTCAACCAATCGGTTTTTACCGGCCTTAAAGCAGCAAAATCTACCAAAGAATTCTATCTGATTAACGCACAACTTACCGAAGAGCAAATTATCGAACGTGTGGCCAATGCTTATTTCCAGGTCTATCAAAGCGAGCAGATGCTTGCCAATGCCGATAATAACCTGAAAATAACCAGTGAAACAAGTAAAATAATCAAAGGATTATTTGATGCAGGTTTAGCCAGAAAAATTGATTATGACCGCACAGAAGTGGCTAAAAATAACATCAAATCTTCACAGCAACAATTGGTAAATACCGTAGAACTCAGCGAAAATGCGTTGAAATTCATGATCGGAATGCCTATGGAACAAGAAATTGATCTGCCCCCACAAACTTTCGACCCCGCGATCTTACCAGACAGCGATGCCGGTAGTTTCGATAACAGAACCGAACTGCGCTTGGCCAACAAACAGATTGAACTGCTCGAATGGCAGAAAAAAGCCTCCGAAGCAGAGTATTATCCTACCGTAGCACTTGCGGCCAATTACGGATTTTTAGGCCAAGGACAGAAATTCCCCTGGTGGAATGGCGAGAAAAACGGCGTATTTTGGTCAGATCTGGCATCAGTAGGGCTTAACATCAGTGTGCCGATCTTTAACGGGTTTGCCACAAAAGCACGTATAGAACTCAACCAAATAGAAATTGAAAAAGCGCAGGCCGACCTTCGCGAAACCAGATTGGCGCTCGATATGGCTCATAAGAATGCGGTGACACTTCTTGAAAATAATTTGACGACCATCAGTATGCAGCAAAGCAACGTAAAGCTGGCGGAAGAAGTATTGGCCAACACCCGCTCCAACTATCAGTATGGTTTAGCCACCTTAAATGATATTCTGGATGCTGAACGAGATCTTACCGCAGCCAAAAATAACCTTACCACGGCACAGTTAGACTATAAACTTGCTGAAATTGAATTGCTGAAATCCCAAGGAAAACTAAATACATTAAAAGAAACAAACTAA
- a CDS encoding ATP-binding protein, giving the protein MNWDQIVGQENLKQLLQESISSRRISHAQLFTGPAGYGTLPLALAYAKEIFIRENPLSSSKVEHLNHLDLHFSFPVFKEKNIGLTAPFLEDFRTMTLENPYADSENWSRTLESENKQLTIYADEIDELNKKFALKSFEGGSKVLIVWQADKMNISAANKFLKFLEEPPKDTIIVLVAENTTDILPTILSRTQLVEVPRITDEALREFIRKNHETQADQLEEIVFQSQGNWNAALKLMQPNAAVTEFEQLFIAWVREAFQVKKKPQFLKNIVLWGRNIAGWNREKQKNFLAYCSEMFRLAMLQNYGNQELVYKKINSSGFKWESFSKYIHGANIESILTEITEADYHLERNANPKIVWTDLGIKLSRYLHKSPH; this is encoded by the coding sequence ATGAATTGGGACCAGATTGTAGGACAGGAAAATCTAAAGCAACTTCTTCAGGAAAGTATCTCCAGCCGGCGCATCAGCCATGCACAACTGTTTACCGGACCGGCCGGATACGGTACATTGCCACTGGCGTTGGCATACGCAAAGGAAATCTTCATCAGAGAGAACCCCCTGTCCTCGTCTAAGGTAGAACACCTTAATCACCTCGACCTACACTTCAGTTTCCCAGTTTTTAAAGAAAAAAATATAGGTCTCACCGCGCCTTTTCTGGAGGATTTCCGAACGATGACCCTTGAAAATCCCTACGCTGACAGCGAAAACTGGAGCAGGACATTAGAATCTGAAAATAAACAGCTTACTATATATGCAGATGAAATTGATGAACTCAATAAAAAATTTGCACTCAAAAGTTTTGAAGGTGGCAGTAAGGTTTTGATCGTGTGGCAGGCAGATAAAATGAATATTTCTGCGGCGAACAAATTTCTGAAATTTCTTGAGGAGCCGCCAAAAGACACCATCATTGTCTTGGTGGCAGAAAACACGACGGATATTTTACCTACCATACTATCCAGAACACAACTTGTGGAAGTCCCCAGGATTACGGATGAGGCACTGCGCGAATTCATCAGAAAAAATCATGAGACACAGGCCGATCAATTGGAAGAAATTGTATTTCAGTCCCAAGGAAACTGGAATGCCGCGTTGAAACTGATGCAGCCTAATGCAGCAGTCACCGAGTTCGAACAATTGTTTATTGCGTGGGTTCGGGAAGCTTTTCAGGTAAAGAAAAAACCACAATTCCTTAAAAACATCGTGCTTTGGGGAAGGAATATTGCCGGCTGGAACCGTGAAAAACAAAAAAACTTCCTGGCTTACTGCTCGGAAATGTTCCGCCTGGCGATGTTGCAGAATTATGGCAATCAAGAATTAGTGTATAAAAAAATTAATTCTTCTGGTTTCAAGTGGGAAAGCTTCTCGAAATATATCCACGGGGCCAATATCGAATCTATACTTACCGAAATTACGGAAGCGGATTATCACCTCGAAAGAAATGCGAATCCCAAAATTGTATGGACAGATCTTGGGATAAAACTTTCGCGATACCTGCATAAATCACCTCATTAA